The Podospora pseudocomata strain CBS 415.72m chromosome 1 map unlocalized CBS415.72m_1, whole genome shotgun sequence genome has a segment encoding these proteins:
- a CDS encoding uncharacterized protein (COG:Z; EggNog:ENOG503NW6M) yields MASSRKYAALPDLDSAPDIYETPELIDDTSTIPPTTVRSASDNEYDDDDDAAAISRSRLRIDQARSKFMPAAVDPSGVDFSDRVNGKRKSYKAASRRHRVLDDGTEELGDLSDEDDAGSLARKIARLRREIEEAKEEYGKQKAAADETTDETGVQEQEFESLSKTLDEMARLGEPLAPRPVATPTPRITSAGEQPAGEIKGTASYTITYAPDYEQTHALAKAADFDRRLVFLEKALGVGSAAMPEFDSNGLPRAIIPLVENLHKQISTLSEASTPTLDAISRRVRTLTQEAENLEKARRNAKQAQEALASAGAAPSGEGATPEDSEQIAKVNALYSMIPTIENLSPLLPPLLDRLRSLRMIHADAATASDTLAQLEQKQAEMATDIQQWREGLEKLEVIINDASALREKNMGVISEWVKDLEGKMSKLS; encoded by the exons ATGGCTTCTAGCAGGAAATATGCGGCACTTCCAGACTTG GATTCCGCACCCGATATTTACGAAACCCCCGAGCTTATTGATGATACTTCTACCATTCCC CCCACAACCGTGCGATCAGCCTCTGACAATGAgtatgacgacgacgacgatgccgccgccatctctCGATCCAGACTCCGGATAGACCAAGCTCGGTCAAAGTTCATGCCGGCTGCCGTGGATCCCTCAGGGGTTGACTTTTCAGACCGTGTCAATGGCAAGCGAAAGTCATACAAAGCGGCCAGCAGACGACACCGCGTGTTGGATGATGGAACCGAAGAGCTGGGCGACTTgagcgacgaggacgatgctGGAAGTTTGGCGCGCAAGATTGCGCGTTTGAGGCGCGAAATTgaggaggcaaaggaggaGTACGGCAAACAGAAGGCAGCAGCGGACGAAACTACGGACGAGACTGGTGTTCAAGAGCAGGAGTTTGAGTCTCTGAGCAAAACTCTGGATGAGATGGCTAGACTCGGCGAGCCGCTGGCTCCTCGGCCGGTTGCTACACCGACCCCCCGGATCACCAGTGCTGGCGAGCAGCCAGCAGGAGAAATCAAGGGTACTGCGAGCTATACTATCACCTATGCCCCGGACTACGAACAAACGCATGCTTTGGCTAAAGCAGCCGACTTTGACCGCCGGCTTGTGTTCTTGGAGAAGGCATTGGGTGTTGGCTCAGCAGCCATGCCGGAATTTGACTCGAATGGTCTTCCCCGAGCTATTATTCCCCTGGTTGAGAACCTTCACAAGCAGATTTCAACATTGTCTGAAGCCTCGACACCCACTCTGGATGCCATCAGCAGGAGGGTCAGGACCTTGACACAGGAGGCGGAGAATCTGGAGAAGGCCCGTAGAAACGCCAAACAAGCTCAGGAGGCTTTGGCATCTGCGGGAGCGGCACCATCTGGCGAAGGCGCCACACCCGAAGACTCGGAGCAGATTGCGAAAGTCAATGCTCTTTACAGTATGATTCCGACCATCGAAAATTTGAGCCCTCTGCTTCCACCCCTGCTGGACCGCCTCAGGTCGTTGAGGATGATTCACGCAGATGCCGCAACGGCATCTGACACCTTGGCTCAGCTGGAGCAAaagcaggccgagatggccaCAGATATTCAGCAATGGAGGGAAgggttggagaagttggaggtTATAATCAACGATGCGAGTGccttgagggagaagaatatGGGGGTGATCTCGGAGTGGGTGAAGGACTTGGAGGGTAAAATGTCTAAATTGTCTTGA
- a CDS encoding uncharacterized protein (EggNog:ENOG503Q4GD; COG:F) yields the protein MERGSFLLPLPQPSSPLDFGNFTILYFATATSFTGKNVESLPAPLSLRKLGDVLEERYKGIREGVLGHSLVTINLAYVDVPEEGEDDVIIQEGDEVAIIPPVSSG from the exons ATGGAGAGGGGcagttttcttcttcccctccctcaaccatcatcaccactcgACTTTG GGAACTTCACCATCCTCTACTTTGCCACTGCAACCTCCTTCACGGGCAAGAACGTCGAGTCGCTTCCCGCGCCGCTCTCGCTCAGGAAACTGGGTGacgtgttggaggagaggtacAAGGGTATCagagagggggttttggggcaTAGTCTTGTGACGATTAACCTGGCGTATGTGGATGTGCctgaggaaggggaggatgatgtgaTTATtcaggagggggatgaggtggcGATTATTCCGCCTGTTAGCTCTGGCTAG
- a CDS encoding uncharacterized protein (EggNog:ENOG503P92J; COG:S) yields the protein MSSLNPLETPDDHLRRCWRQQSCSPCLSENACSWCPFTQSCTPNTHPLPLLAPISQPDICPHWSERWEVRTQPLGCNISAITALSILLSILSTILLGLLAWTTTVAYRRLRRAEWDWTRASIPFNQPQSWTKWHSTSGRSRWASSAAPSSSPEEQQPLLNSQWDNVYRG from the exons AtgtcctccctcaaccctctcGAAACCCCCGACGACCACCTCCGCCGCTGCTGGCGCCAACAATCCTGCTCACCCTGCCTCTCAGAGAACGCCTGCTCCTGGTGTCCCTTC ACCCAATCCtgcacccccaacacccaccccctccccctcctggcccccatctcccaaccCGACATCTGCCCCCACTGGTCTGAACGCTGGGAGGTCCGCACCCAGCCCCTCGGCTGCAACATCTcagccatcaccgccctctccatcctcctctccatcctctccaccatcctcctcggcctcctaGCCTGGaccaccaccgtcgcctaccgccgcctccgccgagCCGAATGGGACTGGACCCGCGCCTCCATCCCCTTCAACCAACCCCAGTCCTGGACAAAATGGCACAGCACCAGTGGCCGATCACGTTGGgcctcatcagcagcaccatcatcatcaccagaagaacaacaaccgcTGCTAAACTCCCAGTGGGATAACGTATATCGTGGATGA
- the COG4 gene encoding Golgi transport complex subunit 4 (COG:U; EggNog:ENOG503NYET) — protein sequence MSAFSNGAATTTKMSATASPNPALTSFPTLNTPKPTTNPANTNPSTVIQNATSPVEIRAALAALHTRESSLTDRLTNLVSSQADLTRSLSRLDNLRAGLGAQVIASRGISNSMLASASETASHLSSRVRTLDLEKSRVEDTLRVVEQVAELKACVAGVVGSMGAPQDWEAAAGYIARASKVPEEIVRGGFAAAVVPTVEVPDPPWVTLESARESLCNLFLREFRKAAEDGDGARVTRFFKLFPLIGRGDVGLDVYGQYVCQGVAGTARTVLKEGASTVGGQGRKDGFFFANALTRLFEHIAHIVDGHGALVEKHYGTGKMVKVIERLQMEADVQGGIILDSWSDERTVDRRLTDVRSYPFSFLVQSFVSQPNRGFGGTPRVNSPAVGGTNNGRQSEDEGVDMKEVDALLSEIAVMLGRWSLYSRFLAGKCREPESPDDAPLTMPEVLTKSNLGRKVSGKLVSPYNELTKFFFRRSVEKAFQLDEFPSGLTLRQNKAIESNPPFIISAVDDVMYIAKTVIEKSISTSQKDVVKEVIPTIQALLGTDFVGLIQRKMRDEYLPKPNVQGGFPPEDKIIAFIVLINSLDVANEYLERIVSGILRHPENPPADSQQPSSVLTAAFPFASDAKEIVTRLQNLKTSFHLKSSELIKAGIEALFSEVVYARLRPVITSTFSDADYTISTEEELTELAAQSDKTLEEYLEQVPLTFELGWDALMKPISRLLTPKTYSQLMDKTAGYLAQKVLEKRVWSYAKAGRALSAYGAIRLERDVNGIIGVVSKGNYGVREVFGKVGQILMVANMEEEEWEELVAEEEEGIDGGMVWVLTEEEKLRARDIVREE from the exons ATGTCTGCTTTCTCCAATGGCGCCGCTACGACGACCAAAATGTCTGCCACCGCGTCTCCTAATCCCGCCCTAACCAGCTTCCCAACCCTCAAcacaccaaaaccaaccaccaatcccgccaacaccaacccatccaccgTAATCCAAAATGCCACCTCCCCGGTCGAGATCCGCGCTGCCCTCGCGGCACTTCACACCCGCGAATCCTCCCTCACAGACCGTCTAACAAACTTGGTTTCCTCTCAAGCAGACCTCacccgctccctctcccgcctcgaCAACCTCCGCGCTGGGCTCGGCGCCCAGGTGATCGCCTCCCGCGGCATAAGCAACAGCATGCTCGCCTCAGCCTCAGAAACCGCCTCTCACCTCTCCAGCCGGGTCCGCACCCTCGATTTGGAGAAATCTCGGGTGGAAGACACGTTGCGCGTAGTGGAACAGGTTGCCGAGCTGAAAGCATGTGTCGCAGGCGTGGTGGGTAGCATGGGCGCCCCTCAGGACTGGGAGGCGGCAGCTGGATACATTGCGCGGGCTTCCAAGGTGCCTGAGGAGATTGTCCGAGGAGGCTTCGCAGCTGCAGTGGTGCCGACTGTCGAGGTGCCTGACCCCCCTTGGGTTACCCTCGAGTCGGCAAGGGAGAGCTTGTGTAACTTGTTTTTGAGAGAGTTCAggaaggctgccgaggatggggatggcgcAAGGGTGACGAGGTTTTTCAAGCTATTCCCCCTgattgggaggggtgatgttgggcTGGATGTGTATGGGCAGTATGTCTGCCAGGGTGTTGCGGGTACGGCCAGGACGGTGCTCAAGGAAGGCGCTTCTACGGTTGGTGGGCAAGGAAGAAAGGATGGCTTCTTTTTTGCCAATGCCCTCACAAGGTTGTTCGAACACATTGCCCATATTGTGGATGGGCATGGGGCCCTGGTGGAAAAACATTACGGAACCGGGAAGATGGTCAAGGTTATCGAAAGGCTCCAGATGGAGGCAGATGTGCAGGGAGGCATCATCCTGGATTCTTGGAGCGATGAAAGGACCGTGGATAGGAGGTTGACTGATGTCAGAAGTTATCCCTTTTCGTTCCTCGTTCAGAGCTTCGTTTCTCAACCAAATCGAGGCTTCGGAGGAACACCACGAGTAAACTCGCCTGCTGTTGGCGGCACCAATAACGGACGCCagagcgaggatgagggggtggacATGAAGGAAGTAGACGCCTTGCTGAGCGAGATCGCCGTAATGCTTGGAAGGTGGTCTCTGTATTCTCGTTTCCTCGCTGGAAAGTGCAGG GAACCGGAGTCACCGGACGATGCGCCACTCACTATGCCCGAGGTCCTCACCAAGTCTAACCTGGGTCGAAAAGTCTCTGGGAAGCTAGTATCACCCTACAATGAGCTCACCAAGTTCTTTTTTCGGCGCTCTGTCGAAAAGGCCTTTCAACTGGACGAGTTCCCTAGCGGACTTACGCTTAGACAAAACAAGGCGATCGAAAGCAACCCACCGTTTATTATCTCCGCTGTTGACGACGTGATGTACATCGCCAAAACCGTCATCGAAAaatccatctccacctcccagaAAGATGTCGTCAAGGAGGTCATCCCCACGATCCAAGCTCTTCTCGGTACCGACTTTGTCGGCCTGATCCAGCGCAAGATGCGGGACGAATACCTGCCCAAACCCAACGTCCAAGGCGGTTTCCCCCCAGAAGACAAGATCATCGCCTTCATCGTCTTAATCAACAGTCTCGACGTGGCAAACGAGTACTTGGAACGGATCGTATCCGGGATACTGAGACATCCAGAAAACCCACCCGCAGACTCCCAGCAGCCGTCATCAGTACTAACCGCCGCCTTCCCCTTCGCCAGCGACGCCAAGGAAATCGTCACCCGCCTCCAGAACCTCAAAACCTCGTTCCACCTCAAATCCAGCGAGCTCATCAAGGCGGGCATCGAAGCCCTGTTTAGCGAGGTAGTTTATGCTCGTCTCCGGCCTGTcatcacctccaccttcagTGACGCAGATtacaccatctccaccgagGAAGAACTCACCGAGCTCGCCGCGCAGTCAGATAAGACACTGGAGGAATACCTCGAACAGGTTCCGCTGACATTTGAGCTCGGATGGGATGCGCTGATGAAGCCCATCTCACGTTTGTTGACACCAAAGACGTACAGCCAGCTCATGGACAAGACTGCTGGGTATTTGGCGCAAAAGgtgctggagaagagggtgtggAGTTATGCCAAGGCTGGTAGGGCGCTGAGCGCGTATGGTGCCATCAGACTGGAAAGGGACGTCAACGGTATCATTGGCGTGGTGTCCAAGGGTAATTACGGAGTGAGAGAGGTGTTTGGCAAGGTTGggcagatcttgatggtggcgaacatggaggaggaggagtgggaggagttggttgctgaggaggaggaggggatcgatggggggatggtgtggGTTTtgactgaggaggagaagttgagggcgagggatATTGTGAGGGAGGAATGA
- a CDS encoding uncharacterized protein (COG:U; EggNog:ENOG503NXGD), with product MKQENTPQDNLLASPSLLRKIDQLRERNIGQHVPLPQLVVVGDQSSGKSSLLESLTGIPFPRDVELCTRYATQITQRRDHSTHVNITIIPGPNSSDEHKSHVEAYHGSALSGEDLRAKFPAILQEVNARMGIRMSSSAKGGTVFSEDILKIEICGPKEDYLTVIDVPGIFRNSTEGVTTKQDILLVRNMVTHYIRDNRTIILAVLPCNIDIANQEILTLAEEYDKKGERTLGILTKPDLVPEASGKDTICSIVENKRKQLTLGYYVVRSRGADQDDSGYESREQMFNEDPWRRLDRGRVGVRALKTKLGELLGEMAKREFPKLRKDIGEMLSRAEKERDGLGPARGTDTEQRIFLSHIADKFQELTKASLEARYHHDPAFEASFHLKLATLMAFLAEDFSREFEEKAAFRYFENEDSDTDDYDDDDDDDEVVDEDFLPMNPNQTLPAANAKRILRAATRDLDPEEFPELDGIISDRYEVEDPEDDIMDWITNLYVRSRGMELGHYTNAVQASAWREQSSKWPIISRAFTSRAIMIVQRFITDTLSIVCPDSTLRDTLWSCIQEEVLERYKKATGFLEYLLSVEREINPYTLNKHFNRTRQEAHADRAASHILATLQEAEQAGGDNATVTIGQVRSSTRDKSNIQDVAEQLHDGLSSYYDVARKRFVDNVWTQVVQSHLLFGSNTPLRVFTQDWVIGLGAEQLDAIAGESSSVKEQRANLARKIKDLKEAKKILSF from the exons ATGAAACAGGAAAACACTCCCCAAGACAACCTGCTTGCTAGTCCGAGCCTTCTTCGCAAAATCGACCAGCTCCGTGAGAGGAATATCGGCCAGCATGTCCCTCTGCCCCAG CTCGTTGTTGTGGGTGACCAGAGCTCTGGCAAATCATCTCTTCTGGAGAGTTTGACTGGAATTCCGTTCCCGCGTGATGTTGAACTCTGCACGCGTTACGCCACTCAAATCACCCAACGCCGCGATCATTCAACTCATGTCAACATCACTATAATTCCTGGTCCGAATTCATCCGATGAACACAAAAGCCATGTCGAGGCGTACCATGGCAGTGCCCTGTCTGGTGAGGATTTGCGCGCCAAATTTCCGGCAATTTTGCAAGAG GTCAACGCCAGAATGGGCATTCGAATGAGCTCATCTGCCAAAGGCGGAACCGTCTTCAGTGAGGACATCCTCAAGATCGAGATTTGCGGTCCCAAGGAAGACTATTTGACCGTCATTGACGTTCCCGGTATCTTTCGTAACTCCACTGAGGGCGTCACTACCAAACAGGACATCTTGTTGGTTCGGAATATGGTCACTCACTACATTCGAGATAACCGGACCATCATCCTGGCAGTCTTGCCTTGCAACATCGATATCGCTAACCAGGAGATTCTGACTCTCGCGGAGGAGTACGACAAGAAGGGTGAACGGACCCTCGGTATTCTCACAAAGCCAGATTTGGTACCCGAGGCCAGCGGCAAAGATACGATTTGCAGCATCGTCGAGAACAAAAGGAAGCAGCTGACTTTGGGCTATTATGTCGTGAGGAGTCGTGGCGCAGATCAAGACGACTCTGGCTATGAGTCCCGCGAACAAATGTTCAACGAAGACCCCTGGCGTCGCCTTGACAGGGGGAGAGTTGGTGTTCGCGCACTCAAGACAAAACTGGGTGAGCTGCTGGGCGAGATGGCGAAGCGTGAATTTCCCAAGTTGAGGAAGGATATCGGCGAGATGCTCAGTCGCGCGGAAAAGGAGAGAGATGGGCTCGGTCCCGCTCGTGGCACTGATACCGAACAGCGGATATTCTTGAGCCACATCGCTGACAAGTTCCAGGAGTTGACAAAGGCGAGCCTAGAGGCTCGCTATCATCATGACCCGGCATTTGAGGCGTCCTTCCATCTCAAACTCGCCACCCTCATGGCGTTCCTTGCCGAAGATTTCAGTCGCGAGTTTGAAGAAAAGGCTGCATTCCGATACTTTGAGAACGAAGACTCTGACACCGACGActatgacgatgacgatgacgacgacgaagtCGTTGATGAGGATTTTCTGCCCATGAATCCCAACCAGACATTGCCTGCCGCGAATGCAAAGAGGATTCTGAGGGCCGCAACTCGTGATCTTGACCCGGAGGAGTTTCCCGAGCTCGACGGCATCATCAGTGACAGGTACGAAGTTGAGGATCCAGAAGATGATATCATGGACTGGATAACAAATCTTTATGTGCGATCACGCGGCATGGAGCTTGGTCATTACACCAACGCGGTGCAGGCAAGTGCATGGAGAGAGCAATCCAGTAAATGGCCCATCATAAGTCGCGCTTTTACCAGCCGCGCGATCATGATCGTCCAGCGCTTCATCACAGACACGCTCAGCATCGTGTGCCCTGATAGCACGCTTCGGGATACCTTGTGGTCATGCATCCAAGAGGAGGTGCTCGAGCGATACAAGAAAGCGACTGGTTTTCTCGAGTACCTCCTCTCCGTTGAGCGTGAGATCAATCCTTACACGCTCAACAAGCACTTCAACAGGACCCGTCAAGAGGCTCACGCGGACAGAGCAGCTTCCCACATTCTCGCGACACTGCAAGAGGCAGAACAAGCGGGCGGAGACAACgccaccgtcaccatcgGCCAAGTTCGCAGCTCGACTAGAGACAAATCCAACATACAAGATGTGGCCGAGCAGCTCCACGACGGCCTAAGCTCGTACTACGACGTTGCTCGGAAACGGTTTGTCGACAACGTCTGGACTCAGGTTGTTCAGTCCCACCTGCTTTTTGGCTCCAACACTCCGCTCAGGGTCTTCACCCAGGACTGGGTGATTGGGCTTGGTGCCGAGCAACTTGATGCCATTGCTGGGGAGTCGTCGAGTGTCAAGGAGCAGCGGGCTAACTTGGCTCGCAAGATCAAGGACTTGAAGGAAGCGAAGAAGATTTTGTCGTTCTGA